The sequence CAAGCTAACAAAATACATTGGCTACtactcttttctcttctcatgTTGGGCAAAGACACACATAGACAAGTGGCACCATTAGAAAGagaaatctgaatctgaaaacaaaccaaacgcAAACCCCACCCAGGCCCAGAGCTTTTACCCAAACCCTGATACTTTGTCTGGACCTGTCAGGTTCAGGGTGGGGAGGATTCTGGAGAAAGCAAAGcagatgatcagacaggttgtaaacaaggTTACCAGGTTAGACTTCATCTGGAGGAGAAAACCAAGGGGAATGGTAACATTACTACCCAGTACTGCCCATTATAAAACATCACCATTGTAAACCATCCATCCCAGTTTATCGACCAGCCTCTTTGCTCAGCTTTGACTTATCACACTTTCTACATTTGTGGTCAATGACCAGATTAACACCAACATTTCAGGTGTGTTTATTTCTGGTTTGACCCGGCTGACTTCTACTCAGCAGTGATCTTCCCAGATTTTAGCATATTTCTTGATGAGAGTAATGTGATCATCATAGAACGAAACCTAAGATGTGATAACCCATGATTATCCTGTTCACAGTTAGACAACATCATTGTAACACGCTGTACTTCCTGTGTTCACAATGAGAGCAACACAAGGAACGACTCAACCACACGTCCATTCAGTTGCTACAACATTCAGAACTTTTCATCATCCTCAGTTCTACATTGGGTGAAATGCTTCCGTGTTTCCTTTCCAATCTGATTTCATTTAAGTTCTATAAACTCTGCTTTGAAATGAGAAGAACAGGGCATTACAGAAAATCAACGCTTTGCTGTTCTACTTTTTCTATGTTTCATGTAATTTTAGTGGACTTTTGCTTGTTCAGTATGTTGTAAAGCTGGAAACTCTCAAATAATCAACAATCTGCCAAGTTCTCCACAGCGTGAACCCCCGTATGACAGTCCTGATGTTAAAAATTCAAACAATCTAGGCATTATGAAGCACAGAGTTCTCTAAGGTGAAGTCATACTGAAAATTAGCCAGGTTGTAGTTAATATCCCGAGACAGCAGCACATCGGGAATGAGGGAGAATTCGGCCTGCATGGTCAGGACGTGAGGAGCCAAAGTGAAGGGGACGTCCCCGAGGACATCCGGTAGAGTCGAGGCAGCTTCCGCTGCTGAGGGCCCCGCCACTGGCCCCCCGGCGGGTGAAGCTGTAGGGAGCTGTCTGTCGGTGGGTTGAGCTGGAGCTGTGTACGATGactgtgaggaagaggaggcacaGATTTAATGTCAGTCTAGAGTGTTGACACAGTCAGTTCAGATATCACTTTTATACACCACAAACAGCAAGGGGAGGGCTTTAGGATAAGCCCGGCAGTATTTGTTAGGAAGGCTATTTtgaaaggacagaaaaggaCACAACGCAAAGGCTGGCAGATGTTAAACCCACTTCCAGTTAAACTCTtttcaacagagagaaaaatgtttttccaaataTTTCATACTGTTCTTTAAAGATCTTCCTGGAACTGTTAAAGCACCAgccacagtttgttttaattttttgcaGCTGGGAGCAGAACCTTAATGGCCTT is a genomic window of Toxotes jaculatrix isolate fToxJac2 chromosome 13, fToxJac2.pri, whole genome shotgun sequence containing:
- the umad1 gene encoding UBAP1-MVB12-associated (UMA)-domain containing protein 1; this encodes MFNFFGLRKDSKKSTSSDKEIDGGFVVIGETVEEQRKKIQTMNITYPSTNVIVQPAKSSYTAPAQPTDRQLPTASPAGGPVAGPSAAEAASTLPDVLGDVPFTLAPHVLTMQAEFSLIPDVLLSRDINYNLANFQYDFTLENSVLHNA